The proteins below come from a single Stomoxys calcitrans chromosome 1, idStoCalc2.1, whole genome shotgun sequence genomic window:
- the LOC106089614 gene encoding proline-rich protein 36 isoform X2 yields MESALDVLSRAATMVQQDNGSPSWHREKRLRTGEYHHSSAHHHHSSSAGSSTSSVRAASPSSSPPPMAHGQVSPNAVNANSNQLHSNAHQISMMMAAAAAVGMRPLCETTNRHSPPPAPTSHNLNNMHALAGIVHSEGLQPVSGPEMDEAPLDMSVSSSQKQRNSPPPPYREPLPGSQFVPSLPRPSVITQAPPKRDIRDSALIANRENDNRSSESIDEHFRRSLGNDYFALFAKKSPTNQTTKTPSPQPQQPPTAHVRTPPPITGPPLHTPPPGQCTLVPPPPAYPNILPQAHQQQSHALMAARIKAVPEIVGHMCEPNSPPLPLVVRAPLQPQQQPLALQRTTSVTLQTPLQSPQSPTLKVVPAQSPISSTAGSRTASPLPPNNSQPTTAMSLSRFTSVENSPSSSPRHTPPVTNVAAPNASPTLPAIMRIKTEPGLQTIKAHNPTPPASPTSTTNPNILLTGNSNTAPSSPSPSSSSTATIKTNTSSTTTGGNSSAEVLASVDDHFAKALGDTWKRLQESKEMRK; encoded by the exons GCTCGCCTTCTTGGCACCGAGAAAAACGGCTGCGTACCGGTGAATACCATCATTCATCAGCCCACCATCACCACTCGTCATCAGCAGGTTCATCGACCAGCAGTGTAAGAGCTGCCTCGCCCAGCTCATCTCCGCCACCCATGGCCCATGGACAAGTCTCCCCAAATGCGGTTAACGCCAACTCAAACCAATTGCACTCGAATGCCCATCAAATATCCATGATGATGGCCGCCGCGGCCGCTGTGGGAATGCGACCTCTTTGTGAAACCACAAATAGGCATTCGCCACCACCCGCTCCCACCTCTCACAATCTCAACAACATGCATGCTTTGGCGGGAATTGTTCACTCTGAAGGCTTGCAACCAGTGTCTGGCCCTGAAATGGATGAAGCCCCTTTAGATATGTCCGTTTCGAGTAGCCAAAAACAAAGAAACTCACCACCGCCACCTTACCGTGAGCCATTGCCAGGCTCACAATTTGTTCCGTCATTGCCACGTCCTAGTGTTATAACTCAAGCTCCACCAAAACGCGACATCAGGGACAGTGCTCTGATTGCCAATAGGGAAAATGACAATCGTAGCTCAG AATCAATTGATGAACACTTCCGTCGCTCCTTGGGAAATGACTATTTTGCCTTGTTCGCGAAGAAATCGCCCACCAACCAAACAACGAAAACACCTTCACCTCAACCGCAACAGCCGCCAACGGCTCATGTGCGAACACCTCCACCAATAACTGGGCCGCCACTGCACACACCACCCCCTGGGCAATGCACATTAGTTCCTCCACCTCCTGCGTATCCCAACATTTTACCACAGGCCCATCAGCAGCAGTCGCATGCCCTGATGGCGGCGCGCATCAAAGCTGTTCCAGAAATAGTGGGCCATATGTGTGAGCCAAATTCTCCACCGCTACCATTGGTTGTGCGGGCACCTCTGCAGCCGCAGCAACAGCCTTTAGCCCTACAAAGAACGACGTCCGTGACGTTGCAAACGCCATTACAATCACCACAATCGCCTACCTTGAAAGTGGTCCCAGCTCAATCGCCCATCTCCAGCACGGCCGGTTCTCGAACAGCTTCACCATTGCCGCCCAATAATTCTCAGCCAACCACGGCGATGTCACTGTCACGTTTTACATCTGTTGAGAATTCGCCAAGCTCATCGCCTCGCCACACGCCTCCAGTTACCAATGTCGCTGCACCAAATGCCTCACCCACTCTGCCGGCCATAATGCGAATAAAAACGGAACCTGGTTTGCAAACCATCAAAGCTCACAATCCCACACCACCAGCATCGCCCACCAGTACAACGAATCCCAACATTTTGCTAACCGGCAATAGTAACACTGCCCCCTCATCGCCCTCACCGTCTTCCTCCTCAACGGCTACCATAAAAACGAATACGTCTTCCACAACTACGGGCGGAAATAGTAGCGCTGAGGTGCTGGCTTCTGTCGACGACCATTTCGCCAAAGCTCTGGGTGATACCTGGAAGAGGCTGCAAGAGAGCAAAGAAATGCGAAAGTAA